Within the Carassius gibelio isolate Cgi1373 ecotype wild population from Czech Republic chromosome B15, carGib1.2-hapl.c, whole genome shotgun sequence genome, the region ggtaaaaaatatgaatattctgCAATAGCCAAGTTAATCTCCTGGGCCCGGTTTTTCAAAAGTAATCCAGTAGGATTCTGGATAACGGATTGGATCaaatcttgaaaatgtgtttttcaaaagaaaaaacggATTACATAATCGGATTAGATCACGTAATCCAATCTTGGTTTTGATCCGGATCAAAcctttagttagttttttttttagaacttttttgtAGGATTTGGATCACTTTGATCCaaaaaaaatctggattaaaCTGATCCCATCAGAAGGGTGGATTCAGCATGGATTTCATGGCCAAAATGTCatgaaaacttaaaaaatgtatcaaataatacTATATTCAGATCATGCAGTATCTTACAATAAATCCTATTTATTCataaggttttaattttatttgttcatcCATCAGGCTACAGTGATTAGGTAGGCTTTAATGTATTCAGCCTTTCAGTATAGGCCTACAGCAAAGTAGAAAGATTTTGGCCTCATAAAATAATCCCCCAAACAGCTGTCAAAATTGaccaaaaacaatatttttttattctgtcactaatttatatatatattcatcacaatcgaaaatatttttttatattaagtctttttttttttttttttcaatacatccATACTTGATACTTGTTATAAATATCCTCAGTGTACAGTGTTTGTGTTGTAGGTCTCAGATGAGCTGACTGCTGGAAGAGGTGGGGGTTttcttgtttttagttttttttaaatgtgtgggttttcatttcaaataaaaataaacttattttgacCCCATACTGGCTATTCTACTTGTTGATCTTTACATATCTATAGTTCTACACTGTGATTTCCTATCCTGTTTGAGCACTGGTTATCCAGCACTGGTTATCCAGATTTGGTGATCCTGAAAAGTTCCTATCCGGATCAGAATGATCCAATCCGATGTTGCTTTAAAAAACTGGCTCCAAAAGTAAGATGGATTAAATGATCACGGATCGCAGAAAAAGGATTACTAAATCCGGATCAATTTTATCCGgattaaaccttttggaaaaacCGGGCCCTGATCTTAATCTGATTGaacatgcatttcacttgctgaagacaaaactgaaggcagaaagacccacaaacaaacaacaactgaaGTCAGCTGCAGTAAAGCCCTGGCAAAGCATCACAAAGGAGGAAACCCAGTCTCTGGTGATGTCCATTAATTACAGACTTAAGGCAGTCATTGCATGCAAAGGATTCTCAACaacatataaaaaatttaaattttatttaatttgagctCTTAAAAATGGGGAGACTGTAAAAATGGTTGTAATTCCCAagcattttatgttatatttttgcTCATCCCCTTGAATTAAATCTTTAAGTCTGCACTTCAATTTAATCTTGATTGTTTAATTTTACTTCTACTCTGGTGGCATACAGAGCCAAAAATATGAATGTCCAAATATATGGACCTAACTGTATATCCTCCAGGCTCGTACTGCTGTATAGAAGCATCCAATCAAAATGTCGtattgaattcatttttttttagaaatggctGTGAAACCGAAGCATTAAGCAGTGGGCGACTCAATCTTTAGGTCTCATTTCACATCTCTCCTCCTCCCTCTCTGTCTGGCTGAAGTGGTGAAGATGCTCTGTGGGGTTTAATAGAGAACAGCATGGACGAGGCTGCCAGCCAGCTGGAGAGAGACCATGTTCACAGCGTGTACGAGAGGATCGCACCCTACTTCAACGACAGCCGCTACAAAGCTTGGCCCAAGGTCAAACAGTTTCTGCTAGAGCAGGAGCCCGGCAGCATCGTGGCGGATGTCGGTAAGGGTTTGCGTTCTGTCTTTAATGTGTGTCACGAGATATAAAACTCTCAGAACAGATCAATATGCTTTTACTAGTGTCAAAGTCACGCTTTCTTTGTAAACAATCTTTGTATCCTACGGctgaaaataaatgcatgtaatcTTGTCTTTATTCTTTTGCCTGCAAAAGCCTAATGGCCCGTTATCACATACAGACTTAGCAGACTGGATTTACTTCACCGCTGTTTGAAAGGAAAtgcaattattcatattaaagttTAATAAGGATGAATGGGCACCAACGTTATTACTGTACGACACTGGAAAAACAACCCCAGTGAATCATCCATTCGGGAAAAACAATTTTATGTTAATTATCCATTTTTATGACATGCACTGATTACTTTTTTGATTATTGCAGGATGTGGCAATGGCAAATATCTGCACATCAATGATGATATCTTTAAGTTGGGCTGTGACGTGTGTCGACCATTGGTGGACTCTGCGTGGGGTCGAGGTCACGAGGTGCAGCTTTGTGATGGCCTGCGTTTACCCTACAGAGATGGCTGTTTTGATGCAGTGCTCTCCATTGCAGGTAATTCAGCAAAATAAATACCCTTAAACATTTCGATGGATTCATTCTGATTctcatttacattcatttaatgattcagtaatttaaatattacattaatgattctttcagtaataataataataaaaaaacctcaaaacatttattatatattattatataatatataattttatatatttaaaaggttattatataattgttttaaaactTCAGGTCAGTTGGTTTTTGATTAATAATCATCATAGTAAAAATACTGAGACAAATTAATTCTGTGCTTCCTACAAttcaatctttttattattaatttaaaaattaattagacttaaaaaatgcataaataaaagagagaaagcAATTTTATGGTATATATCTcaactaaatacatttaattaatataatgaatttttttttgcagctaaTACATAGACAAACATCTCATTTTTTAGATGTTAGGGTTGcatgacaaatatcggccgataattaaagTGCAGAGTTCACACTACACAAAGCCGTTGTTAACCAACAACCTGCGCAAATAAACAttgataatgaacgtggatttgcgcagcttgtcagttaacaacagctctgtgtggTAAAAGCTGCTCTAGGTGAAATCactcacctgatggaatttaaagattagagaactggctttactgacgagatgggcattaattatcggccgatatttatcgtgcacccttattgaatgtctatatagtttttatacattttcagtttgttattttagaacattaagttaaactaaatgaacattggaaatgttactttaaaaatgtatactttggtaattatattttatttcatttaacgcttattttatttcaagtaatggaAATAGATTTAGGTAACTGTAATAACCCTGACATTCAAATACATTCTGGTTCTGATGCAGATTCCTTTTAATGAGTCAGTTCATTAATGATTCCATTATTGATTCTTTTAGTACTTTTGAGGAAGCAGTTTATTAGTTATACAAATGACTTTTAGTTCAGTGAATAAGTGTAGAACTGTTCTTATTGATTCAGTGAGTCATTAGAATGATTCATTCTGACAGAGCACatgtttatgaatatttttttatccgAATCATATACAAGAATCAACTCATTAGGGCCATTTGTTTGTGAATGGTCCACACTAGTTATGCTTTTTGTAACTGCGTGCAACCAGCAAGAACTATTCACACTTGAAAAGCTTTCAatttcatatttctttcttttaaaatggGTCTTAATTCCCATTCATAATAGTCATGAAACTAGTCAAAATTATTTCACATGTAAATTAATTTCAAcgatttttatttccttttatgcacattcatgttttattttagtgCAGAATGTATTGGAACAGTAAAAGGTCATGTTGCTTTAAAAGGAACATGCAGTGCGGACAGGCTCTGACATGAGATCGTTAGCATAATGATCTATGAGGATGTCCATTCATAGGAGCACAATTCAAAATGTCATACACCCACATTAACACTAGTATTTCCATCAAACCATTTAATTTCAATCAGCTGATAGTGCTGCCATTAACTTGAAATGGAGCGGATATATAGGTTTATTTAGGCTTTATGAGGTGGAGGAAACAAGAGGTGTTTCTAGGCTACAGGAGATTAGTGCTTCTTGGAAGAGGCCTGGGAGTATTTGTTGTCAGGCGGTACAGCTGGGTCACCTGGCAACCCCTCGTGAATCCTCAGAGAGAAGATTAATGTGCCCATTGATGATATCAGAGTCTCATAATGGTTTAAACACTCTGAAAGCCCCCACTTAATGCAGGAAACAGCCCACCGCTATGAGCTGGGCTGTCTACattgattttgattttttattcttCAGAGATGTGTCCTACACGGGGACACTGTCTTTTCTGAAAGGATGGTTtaccaaaaatttaaaatatttaattttatttcttcatcGAAAAACAATTCTCTATCTCACACTCTCTATCAGAATACTACTTTTTGTTGGATTCAAATGTATTAagtgtgcattttttattttagtttctaatttaaaattattttactattgttttatcattattattaatattattgttattattggggaataataataacaatcaacAGTATTCATGTGGGACATTGAATAGACACAACATTGACTCACAGaaacagtatattttatatatatatatatatatatatatatatatatatatatatatatatatatatatatatatatatatatatatatatatatacagtggggctcgaaagtttgggcaccccttgcagaatctgtgaaaatatgagtaattttcaaaaaataagagagatcatactaaatgcatgttatttattatttagtactgtcctgagtaagatattgtacataaaagatattaacatttagtccacaagacaaaaaaattgctgaaattattaaaataaccccattcaacagtttgggaacccttggttcttaatactgtgttctgttacctgatgatcctcgactgtctttctgttttgtgatggttgtgcatgagtcccttgtttgttctgaacagttaaactgagcagcgttcttcagaaaaatctttaaggtcctgcagattcttcagttttccagcatctttgcatatttgaaccctttccagcagtgactatatgattttgagatacatattttcagactgaggacatttgagggactcaaacacaactatttaaaaagattcaaacattcactgatgctccagaaggaaacaagatgcattaagagctggggggtgaaaacttttggaatttgaagatcaaggtaaattgtacttaatttgtgtaccgggaaacatacaagtatcttctgttgcttacgaagggcagaactaaatggaaaacaattatatttcaacaaaataagaaaaatttggccatcttcatcgtgttcaaaagtaaAATTTATTGGATACATGGCACAAGTAGGGGTTTTATGGTACTGCATAaggcaaataaaataattaattctgggTTGAAACTATTCCTTGAAATCATTCGGATATATATCAATGACCTATGAATACAATTTCTTTCAATTGCTTAGTCATCCACCACATGTCCACCAAAGAACGGCGTGTCCGAGCAATAAAAGAGATGGCACGCACCCTGCGTGTGGGAGGGCGGATCATGATTTATGTTTGGGCCATGGAGCAGAAGAGGCGCAAGTTTGAGAAACAGGACATCTTTATTCCCTGGAACCCCAATCCTCCTTTATCTCCCGCCCTCAGACAGCGAGGCAATGGAACCCAAAGCGTCAGCGATGACTCCGCTTCCAGCGACAAGCACAGAAAAGTGAGAAGCATATCCTCCATGGTGGATGAAGGAGACTTGATCAGCCCCGGCCAGCAGAAACAACAGAGGCTTTGGTTCTTCTCCAGATCTTTGGATTCAGTGCTGGACTTCACCAGCCTGACTGTGTCCCGCTCCTCTTCCAGCTCTTTACAAACCCCTGTCGACGAAGCATCGGAAAGCAGAAGCCGGCGAACTAGCAGTAGAGGTCTGATCAGGCAGATGTCCAGCCTCTTTTCATCCTCTTCCAGAACCAGTCTAGAAGAAGACGTCTTCATCTCAGACCCCAACGAACAGGTCCATAAAAATGACAACAGAAGTTCTGGGAATGGAAATGAGACTGTTCCTGTGGAGCTCGTCCATGATTGTTCTGCAGTACCATTGCCTGACTTGGTGTCCTACCAGAGGGATCAGTCAACTTGTGAAGGAAACGTGGAGGTAGATGGTACACTGAGCCAACAAGAGCCCTTGCAGAGGCAGGAAAGCACAGCGTCTCTCCTGGAAAGTGATGGGATGAGTGGACAGAGCAGCGAACAGCTGAAGGACTCTTGTCTGAGATACTACCACGTATTCAGGGAAGGAGAACTGACACAGTTGATCCAAAACCATGTTGATGAGCTCCATGTTTTGCACACTTACTTGGATCACGCCAATTGGTGCGTAGTGGCTGAGAAGGTTCAAGTCTGGAAGGTTtaagtttcattttttaaatgttttcattaataatatcCGTTTTGAGGTCTTTAAAAGTTTTAGTTGTAGATTTTAAGTATTGGGACCAGAGAGCTAATATTAAGCTGACATTAGCTGTTCAGTATCAATGGCAATAACAAGCAAGGTATTGATGCTTTGACGAGACCAGTGTTGGTCCAAGTCGTAACTTTAAAATGTGCAATTCGAACTTGAGATTTAGTCTCCATTCTTTGTGATGTCTTAAGTTTTGAGTTGAAAATAATTGACTTCACTTGCACTGATTTTAATGGTGTATCACTATTAACTGTCTTAAGCATTGCCTGCCTGAAAAAGAAAGCATAGCACATCATTTTTCTGAACCAAACAATGTGAGCACATAACTAGCGTTTTCTTATTGAACGCTCTTCAGGAGTTTGTCTGTGTAGGTGTTGTGTTAGTATTAGCTGTTGTGCTGTGCTCTGAAGCTTTTAAACAAGATTTGATCTAGTCGACAGCTTGTTAATTGATTGCACATGTTTGTATTGGTGTAACCTGACCATGTCAAATTGTCACAACAAAGGTCTTTCATTTTCCTTTAAACTTGAAccatttttatgtgtatttttgacGTAAATACAATAAAAGCACTCTATTTAGTTTTATCTGACCCATTGGTGCAAATACATATCTTcacagttaaatatatatatatatatatatatatatatatatatattgaataaatgaataaatatattgaataaattGGTATAAGGCACCCAATAATGTCCCTGTTCAATTTAAACAGGTTCATGAAATACATGTTACTTTCATTATGAATTCTGTGACCTCACCTTTGATGCAGCTCTGTGAATTATTGAGTGCCTGGGCACCAGTTGATCAATATCTCTGGAATAGCCTCCTCCAATGACAGTAGCCACAGGAATGCCCCTTTTGACTGTCTGAAGAACATAAAGATCCCTCTGGTAAAGTCCTACGTCAGGTAAATGCACAAAGTCACTGAAGGGTCAATTACATAAAATACTGCTTAGATTTTTTATGATGATATATGTGCATAATAGAGTGAAAGGGTTCACCTTCATCTGTGAGATAAAGTCTTCCAAGTTCATCCTTCCAGTGTGGATCCACTCCAGAAGTATAGAGCACTATATCCAGCCGAGGTGTTTCCTGTAACCAAGGGAGGTGTTCATGGACTGCACAGGAAATTACTTAATGCATTTTACTATAGTATCACATACTGGTttatttaaaggaattgttcccccaaaaactaaaatttgctgaaaatgtagtcactttcaggccatctaagatgtagacaagtttgtttttcttcagagGATATTAAGAGAAATTCagcagatcctctgcagtgaatggatgccatcagaatgagagtccaaacagctgattaaaacatcaaaatgatCCACACGACTACAGTCTATCAATTAAtgtctttttaaatgaaaaactgtgtttttttaagaaacaaatccatcgagacatttttaacttcaaaccattgcttatggctaaaatacaatacaatgaaatacaataaatgttCTCTATGCGTAATATTGCTTTTTCAGTGAAAAATGATCtgcatcaggagagaaatatgcacagattcaagattcaagatttttatttgtcacatacaaaattatataaagcatatataaccagcagtgaaatgtgagccaggtccgctccatggacagtgcactGTGTACAAGAAAAAACACaccaaaacagttttaaatatgtcagtggattttgatgtgaggggATAACAGCAGGAGATTAAATTTTTCCCTCTCACAAAAGGAAGCATTATTGCGGATTAAGGATTGATTTTTAGCCCgagtgtttaaaattaaaatgccatAATGATGAATTGGTGTTTTGCAAACACAGCTTTTCGTTTCacaagatattaactgatggactggagtcatgtggattacttctggatttctgtgatgcttttatcagctgtttggactctcattctatcGGCACCTATTCACTtgcagagcaagtgatgcaatgctacatttctcaaaatctgttctaatgaagaaacaaactcatgtgcatcttggatgacctgagggtaacATTTATGCAAATTGTAATTTTGTTTGAGCTAATACTTTAATAAAGATTTATTgaaactacatttatttaaaagtcaagatgtatatgtttttgtgaaagtgaagtgaaaataCCTTTCGAAACATGCTCTTTGTCTTCAATGCTAGGTGACTGTTGTTTTCTCACAGGAACGTTTTTCCCACAATGCGCTGAGAAGGTGAAAACATCCAGTTCATCCTTAAATATGAATGCTGTTCCATAACCCTAGTGCAAAGAGGAAATGAAAACTTTATCATTCATATCATTCTTATTATACATAATTCAGGAAAGCAACAGCATTTTGGtcagtacaatatatatattttttcagtttcagATATGATTAATCcactattaataaatatttatttctcaaaTATAAAACCAAAGAGTAAAACATGGGACAACAGAACAATATACTATAGTATTACAAACCTCCATAGTACCGCCATAGTAGCGAAATATGCGAACagaaaagaaaatatgttttgcatAAGAAAAAGCCTTTTtccattttgacattattttcataacaAATAGGGTCTGTGCTATAATgaaattcttttttaaataaataagaagtaCAATTGTAAATGTACCTACACCATGGTAATATTTatcatatatgcatatatatatatatgcacaaaatccAGAAAATTATAAAGGCACATGGCAATAAATAaagaactaaaattaaattaaaatataataattttattagatattgagctaatttaaaatattaggcttaatatttattataatagcaTATAAACAGTACTAAAACAATCCTATATAAAgtaatccaaattattttaatattgtttttagggtgaaatatgtcCCAGATGATCCACTCCACATCTTTGACATTAGGCACATACTAAATAACATACCTGTCTCATATCTGCAATCTGCAGCGTAGTTCTATACAAGAACTCTATAGGAATCCGGTTAGTCTCTGATCTTTCTCACTTATTTTGCCACTGATAAAGTTGGACAGGTACTCATCTGTATGCACACATCCCAGAAGGTCCGTGGAGTCAATCTTCGGGGCCCACATAACATAGTGACATTTAAAGTACATTATATTAAATTTGGCTTTGTTCAATATGCGTGTGTGTTAATATAAGTTGTAGATTCACTAATCATGTCCAACCTGTTTATCTGTTATGACCTGATCTCTAAGCAGACTCTCCAGGACTTTGGGGAACATTCCCATGGGAAACCTGTGGTTTTCAGGGAGGGCACATATGTACTTGGCATGATGAACTATAAGAAGTGCTCTTGATTCAAGGCAAGACTGtgaagacgaaaaaaaaaaacatgcaaatgagcGAAAATGAGAGTTCACTGCTCTCATGAGAATTGTAAATGTCATGTCTGGACTAGTTTACACTCTAGGGTGTTTAATGTGATAATATTGATTATACAATACATATTCGGCGTTGACAGACCTCCTCTGTGTTTCTGGGGTTGTTGTTGTcgtattgtttttttcttgttgaaaTAGAGGTGTGCTACTGCCACCGTCTGTTGAGGAGTGAGAaaggtgcaaatatgtcaaaatgtGCATGTATGGAGTCACTTTGCCTTAtagtggaaacatttggatattcTATAATGAAAACAAGCATGCAAGTAAATTAACAACCTCAAACATACACcttgtgtatatatttacataatacataaataaataaaaagcagagGGGTGTTGTTCTGGCTGACTGCAACTTACACTAAACTGCATAGCCTATTAGGCCTAGGTGCTGCTTCTTaccaaataaatgaatgaacgaatgaacaTGGAATAGACTTGGCTTTATACTATTTTATTACTTTGGTCGACAGGAACATCATTTTTACTTAATTCAAAGCGAATCATTTACTGCCTTGCAGACTGAGCTGTCGGTAGTTTCCACTGTCATGTTGTCAGATAAAATGGGCTTCTTTTCTCAGAAAGAAGTAATTTGTCGGCAGGAACAGCGGAATGTACTATCACGAAAATAAATGTGTGAAAGATATGGGAACATTTTGCCAGGCAGAAAATAGACCGCCTGTAATAAATGATGTGAAAGCATTGCTGGCACATCTTGTGAAGCAGAACGGATTTTTCACAATTGTACTGAAAATGATCATGGTAATCTAGATTCATGGTCTCCACCactcataaatgaaaattaataagtaaataaataaatatataaatatctttaGTAGCAACAATATATGTAGCTAAACAACACACTTGATTAACTATTAGGCTATTTTGGTGAAAACTATAGATTTTTCGGTAACCGGTAGACCGGTAACCTACCCAGAAAAACAAATGCCAGAACCATTGCAAAATTTTGAAAACTATGATTTTAATTCAGTGATCTTCATATTGGTGTTTTTAAAgcaaattcagtttttatttgattcaaatccatttatttaaaaaataaataaataatcaacctCAGTTACTACCTCGGTgtcaacattttataatttttgtttcatttattcaaATTTGCCAATCTTTCTCTTGagagcatgtaaaaaaaaaatcacttttaacttattttattaatgtaatttactagtgtttataaaaaatgtcagctggcttttgcttttttttctattcattttaattttagtcaaatttttgtaattttttttttctcaaattgttaaaaaaattatgttaacttgtttttgtttgtgttttaataattttaattttccatttattttgtttgagctaattatttttatcttatatttattttaattcagcttcacacacacatataatttccATATGTGCAAAGTTTATggtttaaatattgtttaaaaaagtgtaaaattgCCACCTTTCATGAGTAGTTAATTGCAGTTAATTGTAATTgtacttaatttatttaatgtcaattattcaaataattgtgCAACCCACATTTGTACAGACGTCTCCTATATATCTTACCCGTCATCAGGTTTCTCCATCGTACTTCAATGTATTCTGTCATTTcctctgaaatgttatgtttgaaTAGCGTGACCCATAATGCGCTCTTCTCATCATACCTAAAATATTGACATTCTTAGTCTGACCAcaaatgaaatgaatgtgcaTCCTCTTTTTACAGCTCTTCATGTGGCATTAACTCTGCTTTCCTTATGGAGTGGGGACCTTATGTTTACAGAAGAGGCCCAAGATGTTCCCGTGCCTTGCCTAAGGCTGTTGATTTAAATCCAAATACCATTCTTCAGATATTTCTTCTATTATATCACACAGCCGGTCTGTGTTGTGCATCTGTTCAAGCAGGCTGGTGGAATGGTGTGTGCCACCTTACATAAAGGATCCTTCAAATGCACAACCAGTCAACAACGACACATGAGTGCAGCTGTGATGAGCTTCATTCACTTACTGTAAACGTGCAATATCACTCACTTCATTCAAGTTGCAAAGAAATATGTGAACTGTTGTAaggttggttttaaaaataaaacattttaggttgtactcattctcatgtcattccaaacatgtatgacatGCTTTCTTATGTGGCACACCAAAAGAGATGTTTAGGAGAATGTCTGAGTTGCTTTTTTCCATGCAGTGAAAGTGAATTGTGAACAAGGGGCTGTCAAGCTCCGAAACGgacaaaaacaaagtgtaaaaGCACCTTAAAAGTAATtagtaaactgaaaaaaatgatgttgaaataattttgactcataaaTTGCTAAATtccacaaataataacaaagaaacagcaagtatcACATTCAgttaaatatgaattttaaatataagtatttgatataatattttcttacgccaataatctttgttttatttacaacaagaAAATTTTGTTAACAGTTGTGACTTAATTTGAATACTTCCAAAGTATTTTTTTGAGGAAAATGCAATTCCATTAAATGTAAGTCAAATGGGTTTGGAGCGATGCGAGTAGATGATGAAGTAGTTTTCTGTCAGTGTTATTTAATGTTTCCGAACAGGCAAAAGTACAAAAGTGAAAGCTTTATGGTTAAAGACAGGCTGCTAACCCAAAGGTTGTAAGTTCAAAGCCTTCAAGGTGCGATGCATGAACAAAGAGTTACGGCGATCACCTTTCGCCACTGTATCCTTGAGCATAATGCTTAACTCTAACTTTCTTCTGGGGATTTTATCTGTTCTATAGTAAGTGTGCTGGTAGTTCCTTTAGATAAATTGTTCTGTCTGATGACAAAATGCAATTAAAGTACTTTAGGTCCCTAAGTCAATCCGGGTGGAAATCTCCTCCGATGTGTTGAGCATGTGCTGTCACTGTTCAGTCCCTCCAGCTCATCTACTACGGTATGTATAAGCTACATGTTGAAACGTTGCCCTGTTTGCTCAAAGCGTGCTCTGGAATGATTGTCCACCGAGCAGATCATCTCATTAGAGAATCTTTTCCTGGAGTCTTTCCCTGCCGATCG harbors:
- the LOC127972731 gene encoding probable tRNA methyltransferase 9B, translating into MDEAASQLERDHVHSVYERIAPYFNDSRYKAWPKVKQFLLEQEPGSIVADVGCGNGKYLHINDDIFKLGCDVCRPLVDSAWGRGHEVQLCDGLRLPYRDGCFDAVLSIAVIHHMSTKERRVRAIKEMARTLRVGGRIMIYVWAMEQKRRKFEKQDIFIPWNPNPPLSPALRQRGNGTQSVSDDSASSDKHRKVRSISSMVDEGDLISPGQQKQQRLWFFSRSLDSVLDFTSLTVSRSSSSSLQTPVDEASESRSRRTSSRGLIRQMSSLFSSSSRTSLEEDVFISDPNEQVHKNDNRSSGNGNETVPVELVHDCSAVPLPDLVSYQRDQSTCEGNVEVDGTLSQQEPLQRQESTASLLESDGMSGQSSEQLKDSCLRYYHVFREGELTQLIQNHVDELHVLHTYLDHANWCVVAEKVQVWKV